A region from the Hypnocyclicus thermotrophus genome encodes:
- the pyrI gene encoding aspartate carbamoyltransferase regulatory subunit, translated as MELQITAIENGTVIDHIPSEKTLKIMEILSLSEYDDTITLAFNLPSKSLKKKGLIKIANKYLTEKEIEKITLIAHNITVNIIENFKVKEKLIPSLPKTIEDILVCTNPKCITNNENVKSKFYIDEKENTARCNYCEREKEIEKLSIK; from the coding sequence ATGGAATTACAAATAACAGCTATAGAAAATGGAACGGTAATAGATCATATTCCATCAGAAAAAACATTAAAAATAATGGAAATATTAAGTTTGTCAGAATATGACGATACTATAACATTAGCATTTAATCTACCAAGTAAATCTTTAAAAAAAAAGGGACTTATAAAAATAGCTAATAAATATTTAACTGAAAAAGAAATAGAAAAAATAACACTTATTGCACATAATATTACAGTGAATATTATAGAGAATTTTAAAGTAAAAGAAAAATTAATACCAAGTTTACCAAAAACAATAGAAGATATATTAGTGTGTACAAATCCAAAATGTATAACTAATAATGAAAATGTAAAATCAAAATTTTATATAGATGAAAAAGAGAATACAGCAAGATGTAATTACTGTGAAAGAGAAAAAGAAATAGAAAAATTATCAATAAAATAA
- the pyrB gene encoding aspartate carbamoyltransferase, whose translation MYKSRKDIISLNDLTKEEIEHILDTAEYIENNPNNELLKGYIVSTLFFEPSTRTRLSFWSAAQRLGAQVLGFDSPAGTSKSKGESLADTIRMAEAYSDIIIIRHPNDGSAKLASEISKIPIINAGDGANQHPTQTLLDLYTIKKERGNLDNIKIAFVGDLKYGRTVHSLARALSHFNTTFYFVAPDNLQMPKYILKELEKLNIKYESMNNYNEILSKIDFFYMTRIQRERFPDDEEYQKVKGIYIINKEIIEKANNKNLRILHPLPRVDEIDIDLDNTIYAKYFEQAKNGVPVRQALLALSLNKLDKLGD comes from the coding sequence GCATATTTTAGATACAGCAGAATATATAGAAAATAATCCAAATAATGAACTTTTAAAAGGATATATAGTATCAACTCTTTTTTTTGAACCATCAACTCGTACGAGATTATCATTTTGGTCAGCAGCTCAAAGGCTTGGAGCACAAGTATTAGGATTTGATTCACCTGCAGGAACGTCAAAATCTAAAGGCGAATCATTAGCAGATACAATAAGAATGGCTGAAGCATATTCAGATATTATAATAATTAGGCATCCAAATGATGGATCTGCAAAACTAGCAAGTGAAATTTCAAAAATACCTATAATAAATGCTGGTGATGGAGCAAATCAACACCCAACTCAAACATTACTTGATTTATACACAATAAAAAAAGAACGTGGGAATTTAGATAATATAAAAATAGCATTTGTAGGAGATTTGAAATACGGAAGAACAGTACATTCATTAGCTAGAGCTCTTTCACATTTTAATACTACATTTTATTTTGTAGCTCCTGATAATCTTCAAATGCCAAAATATATTTTAAAAGAGTTGGAAAAATTAAATATAAAATATGAATCAATGAATAACTATAATGAAATTTTATCTAAAATTGACTTTTTTTATATGACAAGAATTCAAAGAGAGAGATTTCCTGATGATGAAGAATATCAAAAAGTAAAAGGAATATATATAATAAATAAAGAAATTATAGAAAAGGCAAATAATAAAAATCTAAGAATATTACATCCTCTTCCTAGAGTAGATGAAATTGATATAGATCTTGATAATACAATTTATGCGAAATATTTTGAACAAGCAAAAAATGGAGTACCAGTAAGGCAAGCACTACTTGCATTATCATTAAATAAATTGGATAAATTGGGGGATTAA